The proteins below are encoded in one region of Nonomuraea helvata:
- the hglS gene encoding 2-oxoadipate dioxygenase/decarboxylase: MMVGSTALRAAFARRLSTMYGTEVPAYNTLVDVAQEVNGEVMERMGADAERLGSIGRVTAERHGAIRVGTPAELAQVARIFGSMGMYPVGYYDLREAAGSSVPVVSTAFRPVDEAELAANPFRVFTSMLVTGDRRFFDEDLERRLGEFLGARRLFPPRLLDLADRAEAEGGLDDAAAEEFLTLATRAFELSAEPVSRGWYAELERVSAVAADIGGVSSTHINHLTPRVLDIDALYARMSERGITMIDAIQGPPRWDGPDLLLRQTSFRALAEPRLFREEDGSVVRDDLRVRFGEVEARGIAVTPAGRALYDDLSAELDAMLHGRSVTAEERNELAAKLWEGRVPRSEAELVTGDLAYFTFHVRDARPGAVPPADLTTLLSEGWVSARPIVYEDFLPRSAAGIFQSNLTSDGTKDATRTGADFGPDALAAVLGRPLHDPYELYASVRAASLARVRAELGLDGEIALPGAS; this comes from the coding sequence ATGATGGTCGGCTCCACCGCGCTCCGGGCGGCCTTCGCCCGGCGCCTGTCCACGATGTACGGCACGGAGGTCCCGGCGTACAACACGCTCGTCGACGTCGCCCAGGAAGTGAACGGCGAGGTGATGGAGCGGATGGGAGCCGACGCCGAGCGGCTCGGCTCCATCGGCCGCGTCACCGCGGAGCGGCACGGCGCGATCCGCGTGGGCACCCCGGCCGAGCTGGCGCAGGTCGCGCGGATCTTCGGCTCGATGGGCATGTACCCCGTCGGCTACTACGACCTGCGCGAGGCGGCCGGCAGCTCCGTGCCGGTCGTCTCCACGGCGTTCCGTCCCGTGGACGAGGCCGAGCTGGCCGCCAATCCCTTCCGGGTGTTCACGTCCATGCTCGTGACGGGCGACCGGCGCTTCTTCGACGAGGACCTGGAACGCCGGCTCGGCGAGTTCCTCGGGGCCCGCCGGCTGTTCCCGCCGCGCCTGCTCGACCTGGCCGACCGCGCCGAGGCCGAGGGCGGCCTGGACGACGCGGCGGCCGAGGAGTTCCTCACCCTCGCCACGCGGGCGTTCGAGCTGTCCGCGGAGCCCGTCTCGCGCGGCTGGTACGCCGAACTGGAGCGGGTGTCAGCGGTGGCCGCCGACATCGGCGGCGTGTCGAGCACGCACATCAACCACCTCACCCCGCGCGTGCTCGACATCGACGCCCTCTACGCCCGCATGAGCGAGCGCGGCATCACCATGATCGACGCGATTCAGGGCCCGCCCCGCTGGGACGGCCCCGACCTGCTGCTGCGCCAGACCTCCTTCCGCGCGCTGGCCGAGCCGCGGCTGTTCCGGGAGGAGGACGGCAGCGTCGTACGGGACGACCTGCGAGTGCGGTTCGGGGAGGTGGAGGCGCGGGGCATAGCGGTGACACCGGCCGGGCGCGCGCTCTACGACGACCTGTCCGCCGAACTCGACGCGATGCTCCACGGCCGTTCCGTCACCGCGGAAGAACGCAACGAGCTCGCGGCCAAGCTCTGGGAAGGCCGCGTGCCGCGCAGCGAGGCCGAGCTCGTCACGGGCGACCTCGCCTACTTCACCTTCCACGTCCGCGACGCCCGCCCCGGCGCCGTGCCCCCGGCCGACCTCACCACCCTCCTCTCCGAGGGCTGGGTGAGCGCCCGGCCCATCGTGTACGAGGACTTCCTGCCGCGCTCGGCCGCCGGGATCTTCCAGTCCAACCTGACCTCCGACGGCACCAAGGACGCGACCAGGACCGGCGCCGACTTCGGGCCCGACGCCCTGGCCGCGGTGCTCGGAAGACCGCTGCACGACCCCTACGAGCTGTACGCCTCGGTCCGGGCGGCGTCGCTGGCACGCGTGCGCGCGGAGCTCGGCCTGGACGGCGAGATCGCCCTGCCCGGCGCCTCCTGA
- a CDS encoding FAD-binding and (Fe-S)-binding domain-containing protein yields the protein MDRAAALANDLRRRGVTDVLTDSTTRAIYSSDASLYRVPPLLVARPRSAEDVAAAIELCAQHEIPLTARGAGTSVAGNAIGPGLVLDFSRHMNRVLHVDAETRTAVVQPGVVQAALQRAAAPYGLRFGPDPSTHTRCTIGGMIGNNACGSRTLGYGRTSDNIAGLKAVAGDGTALDLPAQGGPAALRDLVMANLATIRTEFGGFGRQMSGYALEHLLPERGFDVAGLLTGGEGTLAVLTEATVKLVTDPAHRALVVLGYPDIAAAGDAAPALLEHRPTACEGIDARIVDVVRRRRGPQAVPPLPRGAAWLFVEVAGDDAAEVGERAARLASGGEDALVVTDPARATALWRIREDGAGLSGRSPAGLPAHAGWEDSAVPPAMLGRYLRDFEALMAEHGLTGLPYGHFGDGCLHIRLDVPLDRPGGTLDRSGGALDRPGGALDRPGGALDRPGGPKVFRDFLVAAATLVAGYGGSLSGEHGDGRARSELLPLMYSEAAIDLFARVKAIFDPGDVLNPGVLVRPRPVDADLRIPAARPVRDRLALAYRHDGGDFSQAVHRCTGVGKCRADNTATGGVMCPSYLATREEKDSTRGRARALQEMVNGSAVAGGWRSHEVHEALDLCLSCKGCASDCPTGIDMAAYKSEVLHQSYRGRLRPVTHYSLGRLPLWARLASRLPRAANALLRVPGLPAIAGVDRRRTLPAFAPETFRAWFRRRRPAEGRPVLLFVDTFTDHFAPEAGRATVKVLEAAGYRPRISERRQCCALTWISTGQLDTARKILGRTVAELGEAAAEGVPIVGMEPSCTAVLRSDALELLGEETAAPVAGMTRTLAELLLETPDWRPPPLHGLEAVAQPHCHHHAVMGWDHDARLLREAGADVRRLGGCCGLAGNFGVEKGHYEVSVAVAGQQLLPALRQAGTETAVLADGFSCRTQIADLTSRQGVHLAQLLADRLP from the coding sequence ATGGATCGGGCCGCCGCTCTCGCGAACGACCTCCGCCGGCGCGGAGTCACCGACGTGCTCACCGACTCCACCACACGAGCGATCTACTCCTCCGATGCCTCGCTCTACCGGGTGCCGCCCCTGCTGGTCGCGCGGCCGAGGTCGGCCGAGGATGTGGCCGCCGCGATCGAGCTGTGCGCACAGCACGAGATCCCCCTGACCGCGCGCGGCGCCGGCACGTCCGTCGCCGGGAACGCCATCGGTCCCGGGCTCGTGCTGGACTTCAGCCGTCATATGAACCGGGTGCTGCACGTCGACGCCGAGACGCGCACGGCGGTGGTCCAGCCGGGCGTCGTCCAGGCGGCGCTGCAGCGGGCGGCGGCGCCGTACGGGCTCAGGTTCGGCCCCGACCCGTCCACCCACACGCGCTGCACGATCGGCGGCATGATCGGGAACAACGCGTGCGGCTCCAGGACGCTCGGCTACGGCCGCACCAGCGACAACATCGCCGGGCTCAAGGCGGTGGCCGGCGACGGCACGGCCCTGGACCTCCCCGCGCAAGGGGGCCCGGCCGCGCTGCGCGACCTCGTGATGGCCAACCTGGCCACGATCAGGACCGAGTTCGGCGGGTTCGGGCGGCAGATGTCGGGGTACGCGCTGGAGCACCTGCTGCCGGAGCGCGGCTTCGACGTCGCCGGCCTGCTGACCGGCGGCGAGGGCACGCTCGCCGTGCTGACCGAGGCCACGGTGAAGCTGGTGACCGACCCGGCGCACCGGGCCCTCGTGGTGCTCGGCTATCCCGACATCGCCGCCGCCGGGGACGCCGCCCCCGCCCTGTTGGAGCACCGGCCCACGGCCTGCGAGGGCATCGACGCGCGCATCGTGGACGTGGTGCGCCGGCGGCGGGGACCGCAGGCGGTGCCGCCGCTGCCGCGCGGGGCGGCCTGGCTGTTCGTCGAGGTGGCGGGGGACGACGCGGCCGAGGTGGGGGAGCGGGCCGCGCGGCTGGCGTCCGGCGGCGAGGACGCGCTCGTCGTCACCGACCCGGCGCGGGCCACGGCGCTCTGGCGCATCAGGGAGGACGGCGCGGGACTGTCCGGGCGCAGCCCCGCCGGGCTGCCCGCGCACGCGGGGTGGGAGGACTCCGCGGTGCCGCCTGCGATGCTGGGGCGCTACCTGCGCGACTTCGAGGCGCTGATGGCCGAGCACGGCCTGACCGGCCTGCCGTACGGGCACTTCGGCGACGGCTGCCTGCACATCCGGCTCGACGTACCGCTGGACCGTCCAGGCGGGACGCTGGACCGGTCGGGCGGGGCTCTCGACCGGCCAGGCGGGGCGCTGGACCGGCCAGGCGGGGCGCTGGACCGGCCGGGTGGGCCGAAGGTGTTCCGGGATTTCCTGGTCGCCGCGGCCACGCTGGTCGCCGGCTACGGCGGCTCGCTGTCGGGCGAGCACGGCGACGGCCGCGCCCGGAGCGAGCTGCTGCCCCTCATGTACTCCGAGGCCGCGATCGACCTCTTCGCGCGGGTCAAGGCGATCTTCGACCCGGGCGACGTGCTCAACCCCGGCGTGCTCGTCCGCCCCCGTCCCGTGGACGCCGACCTGCGGATCCCGGCCGCCCGTCCGGTGCGCGACCGGCTCGCCCTGGCCTACCGCCACGACGGCGGCGACTTCAGTCAGGCGGTGCACCGCTGCACCGGCGTGGGAAAGTGCCGCGCCGACAACACCGCGACCGGCGGCGTGATGTGCCCCTCCTACCTGGCCACCAGGGAGGAGAAGGACTCCACCCGGGGCCGCGCCCGTGCGCTGCAGGAGATGGTCAACGGCTCCGCCGTCGCGGGCGGCTGGCGCTCGCACGAGGTCCACGAGGCCCTCGACCTCTGCCTGTCCTGCAAGGGCTGCGCCTCGGACTGCCCGACCGGGATCGACATGGCCGCGTACAAGTCCGAAGTGCTCCACCAGAGCTACCGCGGGCGGCTCCGCCCGGTCACGCACTACTCCCTGGGCCGCCTGCCGCTCTGGGCGAGGCTGGCGAGCCGGCTGCCGCGCGCGGCGAACGCCCTGCTGCGGGTGCCGGGGCTGCCGGCGATCGCGGGAGTGGACCGGCGGCGCACGCTGCCCGCGTTCGCGCCGGAGACCTTCCGGGCGTGGTTCAGGCGGAGGCGCCCGGCGGAAGGCAGGCCGGTGCTGCTGTTCGTCGACACCTTCACCGACCATTTCGCGCCGGAGGCCGGCCGCGCCACGGTGAAAGTGCTGGAGGCCGCGGGCTACCGGCCGCGGATCAGCGAGCGCCGCCAGTGCTGCGCGCTCACCTGGATCTCCACCGGCCAGCTCGACACGGCCAGGAAGATCCTCGGCCGTACGGTCGCCGAGCTGGGCGAGGCCGCGGCGGAGGGCGTGCCCATCGTGGGCATGGAGCCGTCCTGCACGGCGGTCCTGCGCTCGGACGCGCTGGAACTCCTCGGCGAGGAGACGGCCGCACCGGTGGCGGGGATGACCCGGACGCTCGCCGAGCTGCTGCTGGAGACGCCGGACTGGCGGCCGCCCCCGCTGCACGGCCTGGAGGCCGTGGCCCAGCCGCACTGCCATCACCACGCCGTCATGGGCTGGGACCACGACGCCCGGCTGCTGCGCGAGGCGGGCGCGGACGTGCGGCGGCTGGGCGGCTGCTGCGGCCTCGCGGGCAACTTCGGCGTGGAGAAGGGACATTACGAGGTGTCCGTGGCGGTGGCCGGGCAGCAGCTCCTGCCCGCGCTCCGGCAGGCAGGGACGGAGACGGCGGTCCTGGCCGACGGCTTCTCCTGCCGTACGCAGATCGCCGATCTGACGTCCCGGCAGGGCGTCCACCTGGCCCAGCTGCTCGCCGATCGACTGCCATGA
- a CDS encoding FAD-binding oxidoreductase — MGRELPSHASAVIIGGGAMGVSSAYALAAAGVSDVVLIDKGPLGSGSTSKAAGGVRAQFSDRVNIELAVRSLETFETFAERFGQEIDLHKPGYLFLLDSPESVAEFEKNVAVQNDLGVPSRMISVREAMELSPLIDADGLLAAAYCPTDGHCTPESVVLGYAGAARRLGARLLPGCAATGIETADGRIVAVLTEGGRIETDTVICAAGAWSQPIGAWAGVDLPVTPLRRQILVTEPVPDLPPTAFTIDFGTTFYFHREGPGLLLGMSDPDETPGFKLDRSDAWLPRLGEAMARRAPALMETGIATGWAGLYEVTPDHNALIGTAPDVDRFIYATGFSGHGFLMSPAVGEVVRDLYLGRTPFVDVSGFDARRFALAGARPELNIV; from the coding sequence ATGGGACGTGAGCTCCCCTCGCATGCCTCGGCGGTCATCATCGGCGGCGGCGCCATGGGCGTCAGCTCGGCGTACGCGCTGGCCGCCGCCGGGGTCAGCGACGTGGTCCTGATCGACAAGGGGCCGCTGGGCTCCGGCTCGACCTCCAAGGCGGCCGGCGGCGTGCGCGCGCAGTTCTCCGACCGGGTCAACATCGAGCTCGCCGTACGCAGCCTCGAGACGTTCGAGACCTTCGCCGAGCGTTTCGGCCAGGAGATCGACCTGCACAAGCCCGGCTACCTGTTCCTGCTCGACTCGCCCGAGTCGGTCGCCGAGTTCGAGAAGAACGTCGCGGTCCAGAACGACCTCGGCGTGCCCAGCCGGATGATCTCGGTCCGGGAGGCCATGGAGCTGTCCCCGCTGATCGACGCCGATGGGCTGCTGGCCGCCGCCTACTGCCCCACCGACGGCCACTGCACGCCCGAGTCCGTGGTCCTCGGCTACGCGGGCGCGGCCCGGCGGCTCGGCGCGCGGCTGCTGCCGGGCTGCGCCGCGACCGGCATCGAGACGGCGGACGGCCGCATCGTCGCCGTCCTGACCGAGGGCGGCCGCATCGAGACCGACACCGTGATCTGCGCGGCCGGCGCCTGGTCGCAGCCGATCGGCGCGTGGGCGGGCGTCGACCTGCCGGTGACCCCGCTGCGCAGGCAGATCCTGGTCACCGAGCCCGTCCCGGATCTGCCGCCGACCGCGTTCACCATCGACTTCGGCACCACGTTCTACTTCCACCGCGAGGGCCCGGGGCTGCTGCTCGGCATGTCCGACCCCGACGAGACACCGGGGTTCAAGCTCGACCGGTCCGACGCGTGGCTGCCGCGGCTGGGCGAGGCCATGGCCCGCCGCGCCCCGGCGCTGATGGAGACCGGCATCGCCACCGGATGGGCCGGCCTGTACGAGGTGACGCCCGACCACAACGCGCTCATCGGGACCGCCCCGGACGTCGACCGGTTCATCTACGCCACCGGCTTCTCCGGCCACGGCTTCCTGATGAGCCCGGCCGTCGGCGAGGTGGTCCGCGACCTCTACCTGGGCCGGACGCCGTTCGTGGACGTCTCCGGCTTCGACGCCCGCCGCTTCGCCCTGGCCGGTGCCAGGCCTGAACTCAATATCGTCTGA
- the amaB gene encoding L-piperidine-6-carboxylate dehydrogenase: MVHTLPGADELAAMARETAKRCGVEVPDGAVATTSPINGARLATVDWVDAGAVDDAVARARQAFLTWRAVPAPARGALVKRLGELLSEHKADLATLISLEVGKITSEALGEVQEMIDICDFAVGLSRQLYGRTISSERPGHRLMETWHPLGVVGVISAFNFPAAVWSWNTAIALVCGDPVVWKPSELAPLTALACAALLERAAAEQGAPAYLSQVLVGGPDVGEALVDHPGVALVSATGSTRMGRAVGPRVAARFGRSLLELGGNNAAVVCPSADLDLAVRGIVFSAAGTAGQRCTTMRRVIAHTDVADTLVERLADAYGRLPIGNPMAPGTLVGPLINGRAHAAVRAALEAAVEQGGTVVAGGGRRFADQAPDAFYAEPALVRMGEQTPIVTEETFGAIVYVMPYETLDHAIALNNAVPQGLSSSIFTRDQAEAELFMSPEGSDCGIVNVNIGTSGAEIGGAFGGEKETGGGRESGSDAWRAYMRRATNTINYSGELPLAQGVEFSV, translated from the coding sequence ATGGTGCACACGCTGCCCGGCGCCGACGAGCTGGCCGCGATGGCGCGGGAGACCGCCAAACGCTGCGGTGTGGAGGTGCCGGACGGCGCCGTCGCGACCACCTCGCCCATCAACGGCGCGCGCCTGGCCACGGTGGACTGGGTGGACGCCGGCGCCGTCGACGACGCGGTCGCGCGCGCCAGGCAGGCGTTCCTGACCTGGCGGGCGGTGCCCGCGCCGGCGCGGGGCGCGCTGGTGAAGCGGCTGGGCGAGCTACTGTCGGAGCACAAGGCGGACCTCGCCACGCTGATCAGCCTGGAGGTCGGCAAGATCACCTCAGAGGCGCTCGGCGAGGTCCAGGAGATGATCGACATCTGCGACTTCGCGGTGGGCCTGTCCCGCCAGCTGTACGGGCGCACGATCAGCTCCGAGCGGCCCGGCCATCGGCTCATGGAGACCTGGCATCCGCTGGGCGTCGTCGGCGTGATCAGCGCGTTCAACTTCCCGGCGGCGGTCTGGTCGTGGAACACGGCGATCGCCCTGGTGTGCGGCGACCCGGTCGTCTGGAAGCCGTCGGAGCTGGCGCCGCTGACCGCCCTGGCCTGCGCGGCCCTGCTGGAGCGGGCCGCCGCCGAGCAGGGCGCGCCGGCGTACCTGAGCCAGGTCCTCGTCGGCGGCCCCGACGTGGGCGAGGCGCTCGTGGACCACCCCGGGGTCGCCCTGGTCAGCGCCACCGGCTCCACCCGCATGGGCCGCGCGGTGGGTCCGCGCGTGGCCGCCAGGTTCGGGCGGTCGCTGCTGGAGCTCGGCGGCAACAACGCGGCCGTGGTCTGCCCGTCGGCGGACCTGGACCTGGCCGTGCGCGGCATCGTGTTCTCCGCCGCCGGGACGGCGGGCCAGCGGTGCACCACCATGCGCCGGGTGATCGCGCACACCGACGTCGCGGACACGCTCGTCGAGCGCCTCGCCGACGCCTACGGCAGGCTGCCGATCGGGAACCCGATGGCGCCGGGCACCCTGGTCGGGCCGCTCATCAACGGGCGGGCGCACGCGGCCGTGCGCGCCGCGCTGGAGGCCGCCGTGGAGCAGGGCGGCACGGTGGTGGCCGGCGGCGGCCGCCGCTTCGCCGACCAGGCGCCCGACGCCTTCTACGCCGAGCCGGCGCTGGTGCGGATGGGCGAGCAGACGCCGATCGTGACCGAGGAGACGTTTGGGGCCATCGTGTACGTAATGCCCTACGAAACCCTGGATCACGCCATCGCGCTCAACAACGCGGTGCCGCAGGGCCTGTCGTCCAGCATCTTCACCCGCGACCAGGCCGAGGCCGAGCTGTTCATGTCGCCGGAGGGCTCCGACTGCGGCATCGTCAACGTCAACATCGGCACCTCAGGAGCCGAGATCGGCGGCGCGTTCGGCGGCGAGAAGGAGACCGGCGGCGGCCGCGAGTCGGGCTCGGACGCCTGGCGCGCCTACATGCGCCGGGCCACGAACACCATCAACTACTCCGGCGAGCTGCCGCTCGCCCAGGGAGTCGAGTTCAGCGTCTGA
- a CDS encoding substrate-binding domain-containing protein translates to MSLLGFDDLEWTTLVRPRISVVVQSAYDMGRAAADRLFAQIGGSGAAQGRRTVVPTRFLERESVAAVRR, encoded by the coding sequence GTGTCGCTGCTCGGGTTCGACGACCTGGAGTGGACCACGCTGGTGCGCCCGCGGATCTCGGTCGTCGTGCAGTCGGCGTACGACATGGGCCGGGCCGCGGCCGACCGCCTGTTCGCCCAGATCGGCGGGTCGGGCGCCGCCCAGGGGCGGCGCACCGTGGTGCCGACGCGCTTCCTCGAGCGCGAGAGCGTGGCGGCGGTCAGACGCTGA
- a CDS encoding class I SAM-dependent methyltransferase: MNAVYTHGHHESVLRSHRWRTAENSAAYLLPHLKPHMKVLDVGSGPGTITADLAGLVGHLTASEVTEEALGLARAELTARGVENVDFAVADVHALDFPDDTFCVVHAHQVLQHVGDPVAALREMRRVTKPTGYVAVRDSDYSAFAWYPLLPELDEWMALYQKVARANGGEPDAGRRLLSWARTAGFTDVTATSSTWCFATPDDRAWWGGMWADRVLSSSMAEQALASGAATEAGLRRISEGWLKWAAAEDGWISVLHGEILCRA; encoded by the coding sequence ATGAACGCCGTCTACACGCATGGCCACCACGAGTCAGTGCTGCGCTCGCACCGCTGGCGCACCGCCGAGAACTCGGCCGCGTACCTGCTGCCCCACCTCAAGCCGCACATGAAGGTGCTGGACGTGGGCAGCGGCCCCGGCACGATCACCGCCGACCTGGCGGGGCTGGTCGGGCACCTGACGGCGTCCGAGGTGACCGAGGAGGCGCTCGGCCTGGCCAGGGCCGAGCTGACCGCCAGGGGAGTCGAGAACGTGGACTTCGCCGTCGCGGACGTCCACGCGCTCGACTTCCCCGATGACACGTTCTGCGTGGTCCACGCCCACCAGGTGCTGCAGCACGTGGGCGACCCGGTGGCGGCGCTGCGGGAGATGCGCAGGGTGACCAAGCCCACCGGTTATGTGGCGGTACGCGACAGCGACTACTCGGCGTTCGCGTGGTATCCGCTGCTGCCGGAGCTGGACGAGTGGATGGCGCTGTACCAGAAGGTCGCGCGGGCGAACGGCGGCGAGCCCGACGCGGGGCGGCGGCTGCTGTCGTGGGCCAGGACCGCGGGCTTCACCGACGTGACGGCCACCTCGTCCACCTGGTGCTTCGCGACGCCTGACGACCGGGCCTGGTGGGGCGGGATGTGGGCGGACCGGGTCCTGAGCTCGTCCATGGCCGAGCAGGCCCTGGCGAGCGGGGCCGCCACGGAGGCCGGGCTGCGGCGGATCTCGGAGGGCTGGCTGAAGTGGGCGGCGGCCGAGGACGGCTGGATCTCCGTCCTGCACGGCGAGATCCTCTGCCGCGCCTGA